From Micromonospora sp. NBC_01699, a single genomic window includes:
- a CDS encoding type I polyketide synthase, producing the protein MSSAHPSAATLQRALTAVRDLRAKLEATERARTEPIAIVGLSCRFPGGANSPEAFWALLRDGVDAITEVPADRWDADTLYDPDPTVPGRVSSRWGGFLDQVDRFDAAFFGISPREADQMDPQQRIMLEVAWEALEHAGQTTDRLAGSQTGVFVGVHSHSNDYTWLQYADPDQIDTYTGTGTSHSVVAGRISYLLDLRGPSVALDTACSSSLVAVHLACQSLRAGECHTALAGGVNLALAPHFTMATTKMRMMATDGRCKTFDAAADGFVRGEGCGAIVLKRLSDARRDGDPVLAVIRGSAVNQDGRTNGLTAPSGLSQQLIVAQALRNAGVDPADVDAVEAHGTGTALGDPIEVEALAEVFGPATDTNRPIALGSVKTNIGHLEAAAGIAGLIKVVLALRHQAIPAHLHFHALNPNTSLTGTRFVIPTESRPWPASDHPRYATVSSFGWSGTNGCLVVGDAPAPAEPASVAPTDRPASAAPTDSPTSAAPTDASAPAAPTDGLADRVELLPLSARSPQALRDLAGAYRSLLATDGGPALRDLVWTAGVRRSHHPFRAMVTGRTPAELADKLAALVDLPVDGTVPDPPAGPLFVFSGQGAQWAGMGHDLLDQEPVFAETMRHCDELLRAHTDWSLLAEIRADETRSRLDRTEIAQPALVAVQVSLAALWRSWGIEPEAVIGHSVGEIAAAHVAGVLTLADALRVAYHRGRVMQQAHGLGRMASVALPVAEAEAVVAGYAERLTVAAVNGPTATVLAGDPDALAEVLAALTAQGVASRMLRVEYAFHSPQMAPFQAPLVAALRGLAPQPASVPIVSTVTGRAAGDGDFDAAYWGRNIREPVRFADALADLGVETALRTVVEVAPQPVLARPIVEQFESTGQRAVVLASMRANADPRTTLLTALGGLYRAGHPVDFGRLHPTAGRCVELPAYPWQRRRHWLRPAARPAAARPAGGHPLLGRRARTALPTFDSVLDATVGALGDHRVHDAALLPLTGYLELALAAHGDPGPAQVTDLVLHEPLVLPADAPVAVQTVLTPAGGGRSSVGVFSQPATAVDDQPWTRHAEGVVARYAPPPGPPVDVAALRDRLTPAEVTPFYQRLRDVGIGYGPAFTGVRDLWRGTDEALGRVALPADVAATAGAYRWHPALLDAALQVVLAALPDDLAAAWLPIGLDRFAAAAPAGAQVWSHATLRRRDDDTTVADLDLYAPDGTPLARIEGLLLRRAGRDALRRNADLGYEIAWEPARAPRPAEWDGGGAWLFLADRDGSAEALGDLLRARGDEVVVLPADPADDLAARLHGQLTADRPWRGVVHLAGLDTPAVFGPGAEPTTGDVLTAHERTVRVLLDLARVLTAADGPTPPVWLLTRGARAVTPDDAPVAVTQSPVWGLARAVGRERPDLRWTCLDLDPADPRPVPPELPDLLRAADAEDQLALRAGTVHVPRLVPATPPAEAGPVRLGIRARGVLENLTFDPAARRQPAPHEVEIRVHATGLNFRDVLNALGMYPGEAGPLGLECAGVVVAAGADVPDLAVGDRVLALAPASFASFVTVAADRVAPLPATLGHAEAATIPVAFCTAAYGLHHLAALKPGDRVLIHAAAGGVGLAAVQLAQAAGAEVFATASPAKWPILTDLGVRHVFNSRTLDFADQIRERTDGAGVDVVLNSLADDFIPYSLDLLRPGGRFLEIGKRGIWAVERVAAHRPDVAYHPYDLGAVADDDPALIRTLLRDLTAALGEGRLNPLPLRAFALDRAVDAFRHMAQARHVGKVVVTHEPPPAVHPDATYLVTGGLGGIGPAIARWLVARGARHLVLVGRSAPTPQVAAALRDLHPDARIHVRQADVADPDALTDLLAGIAADLPPLRGVVHAAGVLDDGVLDQQNWPRFARVLAPKVAGGWNLHRLTRHLPLDFLVFCSSVASLLGSAGQSGYVTANAFLDTLAQHRRARGLPATSVNWGPWADGGMAARLSDQQRQRLAGQGFRPLTADDATAALGRLLDAHAVQAGVFAVDWPTHLRQYGGDAPPLLTRLGVTPAAAPTGAAPTPATGGPRERITAAHPTERRQLLQEYVRDTAVTILGLPTSQPVNPQQPLRDLGLDSLMAVELRNALGGLAGRALPSTLVFDYPTVARLTDHLLGELFPEPARPSPTPATPPPATPGPAPEAPADLVARVAALDDADVEALLAAKLSALEVRNTNE; encoded by the coding sequence ATGTCCTCAGCACACCCCTCGGCGGCGACGCTGCAACGCGCGTTGACCGCGGTGCGCGACCTACGCGCCAAACTCGAGGCCACCGAGCGCGCCCGCACCGAACCGATCGCGATCGTCGGTCTGAGCTGCCGGTTCCCCGGCGGCGCGAACAGCCCGGAGGCGTTCTGGGCGCTGCTGCGCGACGGGGTGGACGCGATCACCGAGGTCCCGGCCGACCGGTGGGACGCCGACACCCTCTACGACCCGGACCCGACCGTGCCCGGCCGGGTCAGCAGCCGCTGGGGCGGCTTCCTCGACCAGGTGGACCGCTTCGACGCCGCCTTCTTCGGCATCTCCCCCCGGGAGGCCGACCAGATGGACCCGCAGCAGCGGATCATGCTGGAGGTCGCCTGGGAGGCCCTGGAGCACGCCGGCCAGACCACTGACCGGCTTGCCGGCAGCCAGACCGGCGTGTTCGTCGGCGTCCACAGCCACAGCAACGACTACACCTGGCTCCAGTACGCCGACCCCGACCAGATCGACACGTACACCGGCACCGGCACCTCACACAGCGTCGTGGCCGGGCGCATCTCGTACCTGCTCGACCTGCGTGGGCCCAGCGTCGCGCTGGACACCGCCTGCTCGTCGTCCCTGGTGGCGGTGCACCTGGCCTGCCAGAGCCTGCGCGCCGGCGAGTGCCACACCGCGTTGGCCGGCGGGGTGAATCTGGCGCTGGCCCCGCACTTCACCATGGCCACCACCAAGATGCGGATGATGGCCACCGACGGCCGGTGCAAGACCTTCGACGCCGCCGCCGACGGGTTCGTCCGGGGCGAGGGCTGCGGGGCGATCGTCCTCAAGCGACTTTCCGACGCGCGGCGCGACGGCGACCCGGTCCTCGCGGTGATCCGGGGCTCGGCGGTCAACCAGGACGGTCGGACCAACGGCCTGACCGCGCCGAGCGGACTCTCCCAGCAGCTCATCGTGGCGCAGGCGTTGCGCAACGCGGGCGTCGACCCGGCCGACGTGGACGCCGTCGAGGCCCACGGCACCGGCACCGCGCTCGGCGACCCGATCGAGGTCGAGGCGCTCGCCGAGGTGTTCGGCCCGGCCACCGACACCAACCGGCCGATCGCGCTCGGCTCGGTGAAGACCAACATCGGCCACCTGGAGGCCGCCGCCGGCATCGCCGGCCTGATCAAGGTCGTGCTCGCCCTGCGGCACCAGGCGATCCCCGCCCACCTGCACTTCCACGCCCTCAACCCGAACACCTCGTTGACCGGCACCCGGTTCGTCATCCCCACCGAGTCGCGCCCGTGGCCGGCCAGCGACCATCCCCGGTACGCCACGGTCAGCTCGTTCGGCTGGTCCGGCACGAACGGCTGCCTGGTGGTGGGCGACGCCCCGGCACCCGCCGAGCCCGCGTCGGTCGCGCCGACGGACCGTCCCGCGTCGGCCGCCCCGACCGACAGTCCCACGTCGGCTGCGCCCACCGACGCTTCGGCACCGGCCGCGCCCACGGACGGCCTGGCCGACCGGGTGGAGCTGCTGCCGCTGTCGGCGCGCAGCCCGCAGGCGTTGCGGGACCTGGCCGGTGCGTACCGGTCGCTGCTGGCCACCGACGGCGGCCCGGCGCTGCGCGACCTGGTCTGGACGGCCGGGGTGCGGCGCAGTCACCACCCGTTCCGGGCCATGGTGACCGGCCGTACGCCCGCCGAACTCGCCGACAAGCTGGCCGCCCTGGTCGACTTGCCGGTCGACGGAACCGTCCCCGACCCGCCCGCCGGGCCACTCTTCGTCTTCTCCGGGCAGGGCGCCCAGTGGGCCGGCATGGGCCACGATCTGCTGGACCAGGAACCGGTTTTTGCCGAGACCATGCGCCACTGCGACGAGCTGCTCCGCGCCCACACCGACTGGTCGCTGCTGGCCGAGATCCGCGCTGACGAGACCCGCTCCCGGCTGGACCGCACCGAGATCGCCCAGCCCGCCCTGGTCGCCGTGCAGGTCTCGCTGGCCGCCCTGTGGCGCTCGTGGGGGATCGAACCGGAGGCCGTGATCGGGCACAGCGTCGGTGAGATCGCCGCCGCCCACGTCGCCGGGGTGCTCACCCTCGCCGACGCGCTGCGGGTCGCGTACCACCGGGGACGGGTGATGCAGCAGGCGCACGGGCTCGGCCGGATGGCCAGCGTCGCGCTGCCGGTCGCCGAGGCCGAGGCGGTCGTCGCCGGGTACGCGGAGCGGCTCACCGTGGCCGCCGTCAACGGGCCCACCGCCACCGTCCTCGCCGGTGACCCGGACGCCCTCGCCGAGGTGCTCGCCGCGCTCACCGCCCAGGGCGTGGCCAGCCGAATGTTGCGGGTCGAGTACGCCTTCCACAGCCCGCAGATGGCACCGTTCCAGGCCCCGCTGGTGGCGGCGCTGCGCGGGCTCGCCCCGCAGCCGGCCAGCGTGCCGATCGTCTCCACCGTCACCGGACGCGCCGCCGGAGACGGGGACTTCGACGCGGCGTACTGGGGACGCAACATCCGCGAACCGGTCCGCTTCGCCGATGCCCTCGCCGACCTCGGCGTGGAGACCGCCCTGCGGACGGTGGTCGAGGTCGCCCCGCAACCGGTGCTGGCCCGGCCCATCGTCGAGCAGTTCGAAAGCACCGGCCAACGGGCCGTCGTGCTCGCCTCGATGCGGGCCAACGCGGACCCACGGACCACCCTGCTCACCGCCCTCGGCGGCCTCTACCGGGCCGGCCACCCCGTCGACTTCGGACGGCTGCACCCCACCGCCGGCCGGTGCGTGGAGCTGCCGGCGTACCCGTGGCAGCGGCGACGGCACTGGCTGCGCCCGGCAGCCCGACCCGCCGCCGCCCGGCCGGCCGGCGGGCACCCGCTGCTCGGTCGGCGGGCCCGCACCGCCCTGCCCACCTTCGACAGCGTCCTGGACGCCACCGTCGGGGCCCTCGGTGACCACCGCGTCCACGACGCGGCGCTGCTGCCGCTGACCGGTTACCTGGAACTGGCCCTGGCCGCCCACGGCGACCCCGGCCCGGCCCAGGTCACCGACCTGGTGCTGCACGAGCCGCTGGTGCTGCCCGCCGACGCGCCGGTGGCGGTGCAGACCGTGCTCACCCCCGCCGGCGGTGGCCGGAGCAGCGTCGGTGTGTTCAGCCAGCCGGCCACCGCCGTTGACGACCAGCCCTGGACCCGGCACGCGGAAGGCGTGGTGGCCCGGTACGCCCCGCCGCCCGGACCACCGGTCGACGTGGCGGCGCTGCGCGACCGACTCACCCCGGCCGAGGTCACGCCGTTCTACCAGCGGCTGCGCGACGTCGGCATCGGCTACGGGCCGGCCTTCACCGGCGTACGCGACCTGTGGCGGGGCACCGACGAGGCGCTCGGTCGGGTCGCCCTCCCGGCCGACGTGGCCGCCACCGCCGGCGCGTACCGGTGGCACCCGGCGCTGCTCGACGCGGCCCTCCAGGTGGTCCTGGCCGCGCTCCCCGACGACCTGGCCGCTGCCTGGCTGCCGATCGGTCTGGACCGGTTCGCCGCGGCCGCCCCGGCCGGGGCGCAGGTGTGGAGCCACGCCACGCTGCGTCGCCGCGACGACGACACCACCGTCGCCGACCTCGACCTGTACGCCCCGGACGGCACGCCACTGGCCCGGATCGAGGGGCTGCTGCTGCGGCGGGCCGGCCGGGACGCGCTGCGCCGGAACGCCGACCTCGGCTACGAGATCGCCTGGGAGCCGGCGCGGGCACCCCGTCCGGCCGAGTGGGACGGCGGCGGGGCCTGGCTGTTCCTGGCCGACCGGGACGGTTCCGCCGAGGCGCTCGGCGACCTGCTGCGGGCCCGGGGCGACGAGGTCGTCGTGCTGCCCGCCGACCCGGCCGACGACCTGGCCGCCCGGCTGCACGGCCAGCTCACCGCCGACCGGCCGTGGCGGGGCGTCGTGCACCTCGCCGGCCTGGACACCCCTGCGGTTTTCGGGCCGGGGGCCGAGCCGACCACCGGCGACGTGCTGACCGCACACGAACGGACCGTCCGCGTCCTGCTCGACCTGGCCCGGGTGCTCACCGCCGCCGACGGCCCGACCCCGCCGGTCTGGCTGCTCACCCGGGGCGCACGGGCGGTCACCCCGGACGACGCGCCGGTGGCGGTGACCCAGTCGCCGGTCTGGGGCCTGGCCCGGGCGGTCGGCCGGGAACGCCCCGACCTGCGCTGGACCTGCCTCGACCTCGACCCGGCCGACCCCCGGCCGGTCCCGCCGGAACTGCCCGACCTGCTGCGCGCCGCCGACGCCGAGGACCAGCTCGCGCTGCGCGCCGGCACCGTCCATGTGCCCCGGCTGGTGCCGGCCACGCCGCCGGCCGAGGCCGGGCCGGTGCGGCTGGGCATCCGCGCGCGGGGTGTCCTGGAGAACCTCACCTTCGACCCGGCCGCCCGCCGGCAGCCGGCACCGCACGAGGTGGAGATCCGGGTGCACGCCACCGGGCTCAACTTCCGGGACGTGCTCAACGCGCTCGGCATGTATCCGGGTGAGGCGGGACCGCTCGGCCTTGAGTGCGCCGGGGTGGTGGTGGCCGCCGGCGCGGACGTGCCGGACCTGGCCGTCGGGGACCGTGTCCTCGCGCTCGCCCCGGCGAGCTTCGCCAGCTTCGTCACCGTCGCCGCCGACCGGGTCGCCCCGCTCCCGGCGACCCTCGGCCACGCCGAGGCTGCCACGATCCCGGTGGCGTTCTGCACCGCCGCGTACGGGCTGCACCACCTGGCCGCGCTCAAGCCCGGCGACCGGGTGCTGATCCACGCCGCCGCCGGTGGCGTCGGCCTGGCCGCCGTGCAACTCGCCCAGGCGGCCGGGGCGGAGGTGTTCGCCACCGCCAGCCCGGCCAAGTGGCCGATCCTCACCGACCTGGGCGTGCGACACGTCTTCAACTCGCGCACCCTGGACTTCGCCGACCAGATCCGTGAGCGCACCGACGGTGCGGGCGTCGACGTGGTGCTCAACTCGCTCGCCGACGACTTCATCCCGTACAGCCTGGACCTGCTCCGCCCCGGCGGGCGGTTCCTGGAGATCGGCAAGCGGGGCATCTGGGCGGTCGAGCGGGTCGCCGCCCACCGCCCTGACGTCGCCTACCACCCGTACGACCTCGGGGCGGTCGCCGACGACGACCCGGCGCTGATCCGCACCCTGCTGCGGGACCTGACCGCCGCACTCGGGGAGGGCCGGCTCAACCCGCTGCCGCTGCGCGCGTTCGCCCTGGACCGGGCGGTGGACGCGTTCCGCCATATGGCCCAGGCCCGGCACGTCGGCAAGGTGGTGGTCACCCACGAGCCACCGCCGGCCGTGCACCCCGACGCCACGTACCTGGTCACCGGAGGTCTCGGCGGGATCGGCCCGGCGATCGCCCGGTGGCTGGTGGCGCGCGGCGCCCGGCACCTGGTGCTGGTCGGCCGCAGCGCCCCCACGCCGCAGGTCGCGGCGGCCCTGCGCGACCTGCACCCGGACGCGCGGATCCACGTCCGGCAGGCCGACGTGGCCGACCCGGACGCCCTGACCGACCTGCTCGCCGGGATCGCCGCCGACCTGCCGCCACTGCGCGGCGTGGTGCACGCCGCCGGCGTGCTCGACGACGGTGTGCTCGACCAGCAGAACTGGCCGCGCTTCGCCCGGGTGCTCGCCCCGAAGGTCGCCGGTGGCTGGAATCTGCACCGGCTCACCCGGCACCTGCCGCTGGACTTCCTGGTGTTCTGCTCGTCGGTCGCGTCGCTGCTCGGCTCGGCCGGGCAGAGCGGCTACGTCACCGCGAACGCCTTCCTCGACACGCTCGCCCAGCACCGCCGCGCCCGAGGGCTTCCCGCCACCAGCGTCAACTGGGGGCCGTGGGCGGACGGCGGGATGGCCGCCCGGCTCAGCGACCAGCAGCGGCAGCGGCTCGCCGGGCAGGGCTTCCGGCCGCTGACCGCCGACGACGCCACCGCCGCCCTCGGTCGGCTCCTCGACGCGCACGCCGTGCAGGCCGGGGTGTTCGCCGTGGACTGGCCGACCCACCTGCGCCAGTACGGCGGCGACGCCCCGCCGTTGCTGACCCGGCTCGGCGTCACCCCGGCCGCCGCCCCGACCGGCGCGGCACCCACCCCGGCGACCGGCGGGCCGCGCGAGCGGATCACCGCCGCCCACCCCACCGAGCGCCGGCAGCTCCTTCAGGAGTACGTCCGGGACACCGCCGTCACCATCCTCGGGCTGCCCACCAGCCAACCGGTCAACCCGCAGCAACCGTTGCGGGACCTCGGCCTGGACTCGCTGATGGCGGTCGAACTACGCAACGCGCTCGGCGGGCTCGCCGGCCGCGCCCTGCCCAGCACCCTGGTCTTCGACTACCCCACCGTGGCCCGGCTGACCGACCACCTGCTCGGCGAACTCTTCCCCGAGCCGGCCCGACCGTCGCCCACCCCGGCCACCCCGCCGCCGGCGACCCCGGGCCCTGCCCCCGAGGCCCCGGCCGACCTGGTCGCCCGGGTCGCCGCCCTGGACGACGCGGACGTCGAGGCGCTGCTGGCCGCGAAGCTTTCCGCCCTGGAGGTGAGGAACACCAATGAGTGA
- a CDS encoding type I polyketide synthase yields MSDAGPSSQALSPLKRALVAIETLQARLDEVERARTEPIAIIGVGCRLPGGADGPDAFWTRLRDGVDLVSEVPADRWDVAAYHDPEQATPGTMSTRDGGFLDRVDQFEPGFFGISLGEAASMDPQQRLLLEVAWEALEHAGQVPARLAGSATDVYVGISTWDYSLLLGGAPIRGLSGTAFSIAANRLSYLFDLRGASMAVDTACSSSLVAVHLACQSLRAGTARVALAGGVNVMLWPETMAAFSQIGMLSPDGRSRTFDASANGYVRGEGAGMVVLKRLSDARADGDRVLAVIRGSAVNQDGHSNGLTAPNGVAQKAVIRAALADARTPGHRVDYVEAHGTGTTLGDPIEVRALGATLGPGRDPARPLLLGSVKTNTGHLEAAAGITGLIKVALALHHGEIPPHLHLRALNPHVDWAELPLRVATARTPWPSPAGARTAGVSSFGFGGTNAHIVLGDTPADAAEPLASVDSVADDRPVRLLTLSARSEDALRDQARRYADRLAAPPTPTLAAFCHTANARRTHFAHRAAVPVTDLAQARAALTAIAAGERPDGVQVGAVATGTRRRLAFIFPGQGGQHRDMGRELYRTEPVFRGVIDRCAELFDAHHPWRLRDVLYPDGGVTYPIDDTEYAQPTLFALQCALAATWRSWGVEPDAVLGHSLGEYAAAWVAGVFSLETGVRLIVERGRLTRTLPPTGMMAACSASAQDVTALLDGYAGQVAVAAINGPEHTVISGEKTAVQAVLERLEEDFVLTRPLRVSYASHSPLLEPILDEFEKAIAGQEYGEPRIPFMSTYQATMLRSGICHDAEYWRHQLREPVRFLDATRALAAEGYDTFLEMGPKDTLIEMGKRCLPRGTGRWLRSLDPEVGNWETLTASAAILHTDGVEVDWTAFGGGAHAPVDLPTYPFQRRRCWLDPEQLAQYRRPTEDPR; encoded by the coding sequence ATGAGTGACGCCGGACCGTCCTCTCAGGCGCTCTCCCCGCTCAAGCGGGCCCTGGTCGCCATCGAGACCCTGCAGGCCCGCTTGGACGAGGTCGAACGCGCCCGGACCGAACCGATCGCGATCATCGGGGTGGGCTGCCGCCTCCCCGGCGGCGCGGACGGCCCCGACGCCTTCTGGACCCGGCTGCGCGACGGCGTGGACCTGGTCTCCGAGGTTCCCGCCGACCGCTGGGACGTGGCCGCGTACCACGACCCGGAGCAGGCCACCCCGGGCACCATGAGCACCCGCGACGGCGGCTTCCTCGACCGGGTCGACCAGTTCGAACCGGGCTTCTTCGGCATCTCGCTGGGCGAGGCCGCCAGCATGGACCCCCAGCAGCGACTGCTGCTGGAGGTCGCCTGGGAGGCCCTCGAACACGCCGGTCAGGTGCCCGCCCGGCTCGCCGGCAGCGCCACCGACGTCTACGTGGGCATCAGCACCTGGGACTACTCGCTGCTGCTCGGTGGCGCGCCGATCCGGGGGCTGTCCGGCACCGCGTTCAGCATCGCCGCGAACCGCCTGTCGTACCTGTTCGACCTGCGCGGCGCGTCCATGGCGGTGGACACCGCCTGCTCGTCGTCCCTGGTCGCGGTGCACCTGGCCTGCCAGAGCCTGCGTGCCGGCACCGCCCGGGTCGCCCTGGCCGGCGGGGTGAACGTGATGCTCTGGCCGGAGACCATGGCGGCGTTCTCGCAGATCGGCATGCTCTCCCCGGACGGGCGCAGCCGCACCTTCGACGCCAGCGCCAACGGCTACGTGCGCGGCGAGGGCGCCGGCATGGTCGTCCTCAAGCGACTCTCCGACGCCCGCGCCGACGGGGACCGGGTCCTCGCGGTGATCCGGGGCTCGGCGGTCAACCAGGACGGTCACAGCAACGGCCTCACCGCCCCGAACGGCGTCGCCCAGAAGGCGGTGATCCGGGCCGCGCTCGCCGACGCCCGCACCCCCGGCCACCGGGTCGACTACGTCGAGGCGCACGGCACCGGCACCACCCTCGGCGACCCGATCGAGGTCCGGGCCCTCGGCGCGACCCTCGGCCCGGGCCGCGACCCGGCCCGCCCGCTGCTGCTCGGCTCGGTCAAGACCAACACCGGGCACCTGGAGGCCGCCGCCGGGATCACCGGCCTGATCAAGGTGGCGCTCGCCCTGCACCACGGCGAGATCCCCCCGCACCTGCACCTACGCGCGCTGAACCCGCACGTCGACTGGGCCGAACTGCCGCTGCGGGTGGCCACCGCCCGCACCCCGTGGCCGTCCCCGGCGGGCGCGCGGACCGCCGGCGTCAGCTCGTTCGGCTTCGGCGGCACCAACGCCCACATCGTCCTCGGCGACACTCCGGCCGACGCGGCCGAGCCGCTCGCCTCGGTTGATTCGGTCGCCGACGACCGGCCGGTCCGGCTGCTCACCCTCTCCGCCCGTAGCGAGGACGCCCTGCGCGACCAGGCCCGCCGGTACGCCGACCGGCTCGCCGCGCCACCCACCCCGACCCTCGCCGCGTTCTGCCACACCGCCAACGCCCGCCGCACCCACTTCGCGCACCGCGCGGCGGTCCCGGTGACCGACCTCGCGCAGGCCCGTGCCGCACTGACCGCGATCGCGGCCGGCGAGCGCCCGGACGGCGTCCAGGTCGGCGCCGTCGCCACCGGCACCCGCCGGCGGCTGGCGTTCATCTTCCCCGGTCAGGGCGGCCAACACCGGGACATGGGCCGGGAGCTGTACCGGACCGAGCCGGTCTTCCGGGGTGTGATCGACCGCTGCGCCGAACTCTTCGACGCCCACCACCCGTGGCGGCTGCGGGACGTCCTCTACCCCGACGGCGGGGTCACCTACCCGATCGACGACACCGAGTACGCCCAGCCGACCCTCTTCGCCCTCCAGTGCGCCCTCGCCGCGACCTGGCGTTCCTGGGGCGTCGAACCGGACGCGGTGCTGGGGCACAGCCTCGGCGAGTACGCCGCCGCCTGGGTCGCCGGGGTGTTCAGCCTGGAGACCGGGGTGCGGCTGATCGTGGAACGCGGCCGGCTCACCCGCACGCTCCCGCCGACCGGCATGATGGCCGCCTGCTCCGCCTCGGCGCAGGACGTCACCGCGCTGCTGGACGGGTACGCCGGCCAGGTCGCCGTCGCGGCCATCAACGGCCCCGAGCACACCGTCATCTCCGGCGAGAAGACCGCCGTGCAGGCGGTGCTGGAACGGCTGGAGGAGGACTTCGTGCTCACCCGCCCGCTGCGGGTGTCCTACGCCTCCCACTCGCCGCTGCTGGAGCCGATCCTCGACGAGTTCGAGAAGGCCATCGCCGGGCAGGAGTACGGCGAGCCGCGCATCCCGTTCATGTCCACCTACCAGGCGACCATGCTGCGCTCCGGGATCTGCCACGACGCCGAGTACTGGCGTCACCAGCTCCGCGAGCCGGTCCGCTTCCTGGACGCCACCCGGGCGCTCGCCGCCGAGGGCTACGACACGTTCCTGGAGATGGGCCCGAAGGACACCCTGATCGAGATGGGCAAACGCTGCCTGCCCCGGGGGACCGGCCGGTGGCTGCGGTCGCTGGACCCGGAGGTGGGCAACTGGGAGACCCTCACCGCCAGTGCAGCCATCCTGCACACCGACGGCGTCGAGGTGGACTGGACCGCCTTCGGCGGCGGCGCGCACGCCCCGGTGGACCTGCCCACCTACCCGTTCCAGCGGCGGCGCTGCTGGCTGGACCCGGAACAACTCGCCCAGTACCGCCGGCCGACGGAGGACCCGAGGTGA